A region of the Bacillota bacterium genome:
GCGGCGTGGTGTTCGTGAGATACCCTGAAGGTCAAATGCCCGTAGTGTCCCGCGTGGATCACGATGAGAGAGTCTCGAACGGTGGCGGGGGTGTCGACGAGGGAGTCGAGGAGCGGCAACAAGGCTATGCAGGCCATCCCGGCGAAGGCGTGTGCGAGAGCAGCGGGCGGCTGCTCGTTGAAGTGACCGATACGCTCCTCGACGAGAGGCTCGCGATTCCGGCGGACCTTGTGGTGTTGAGCACGGGGATAGCCCCGGATGAGCGGAACGCGAAGATCGCCCAGATGCTCAAGGTGCCCCTCGATGAGTCCGGGTTCTTCCTGGAGGCCCACATGAAGCTGCGTCCCGTGGACTTCGCGACAGAGGGAGTGTTCCTAGCCGGGCTTGCCCACGCTCCGAAGACCATCGACGAGACCATCGCCCAGGCTCACGCGGCCGCGGCGAGAGCATGCGCCGTGCTCGCCAGCGGGACAGTCACCGGCGAGGGAATGAAGGCAGAGGTGACAAAGGCGAGGTGCGCCGGGTGCGGTTTGTGCGTTGAAGCCTGCCAGTACAAGGCTACCGAGATCGACCCCAAAGACAACGTGGCGAGGGTGAACGCCGCGTTGTGCAAAGGATGCGGCGTGTGCGCGGCGACGTGCCGGTGCGGCGCCGTCACACTCAAGGGATTCACCGAGGAGGAGCTCCTGGCGGAGGTGAGGGCTCTGTGCTGAGCGGTGAGCGTCCAGACCGCGGATGCGGCTGCGACGAGGGGGGAGGAATGCTCACGCGCGAGCCCTGCTGTGGCGGGGCGGGGCGAGTCGGTCGGCTTGCTAGGGAGGTGGCAGACGGCGAGAGCGGCGACGGCGAGAGCGGCGCAGGGAGCCTAGCCTCGGGTAGTCCCGCGGGCACGGACCGCACGAGGGCGGGCGAGACCTGGGAGCCAAAGATCGTGGCGTTCCTCTGCAACTGGTGCTCGTACGCCGGAGCCGACCTCGCTGGGACGAGCAGGATCCAGTACCCACCCAACGTGCGCATAGTCAGGGTCCCGTGCTCCGGCCGGGTGGATCCGCTCCTCATTCTGAAGTGCTTGCAGCAGGGAGCAGATGGTGTGCTCGTGTCGGGGTGCCACCCGGGGGATTGCCACTATATGGCAGGAAACTACCTCGCGAGGAGGAAGTTCGCTCTCCTAGCCGATCTCCTGGATTTCTTCGGAATCGAGAAGGGCCGCGTTCAGTTCTCGTGGGTATCGGCAGCGGAGGGTGAGAAGTTCGCTGACGTGGTGAAGCGTGTGACCGAGAGCGTGAGGACGCTCGGCAGACCTACGAGGCTCGTGAAGGAGAGGCAGAGGTAGATGCTGGCGCGGGAGTCGCTTAGGCCGACGTCGCAAGTGGCGGAGGATCTTCGAGAAATCGCCCGGGGCCTTCTCGAGACGGGAGACGTTGATGTCTTCATCGGGTATGAGGAGGGGTCCCTCCCGCTGCGGACGACTCCGGCTTTCGTGACGAGGGCGGACGATGTGTCGCGTCTTGTATGGGGCCACGCGTGCGAAAACAACCTCGCGGTGTACCTGCCCAAGTTCGAGGGCAAGGTGGGCGTGGTCTTGAAAGGGTGCGACGCGCGCACGCTGGTGAACCTCATTGTTGAGAAGCAAGTGCGCCGTGACCGTGTGAAGATAGTGGGCGTCCCGTGCGGGGGCGTTATCGACCGCCGCAAGCTGGCCGCAAGATTGGCTGCGGCCGCCGGTGGTGGCAGAACCGCCCGCGCCGCGTCGGAGACCGAGGACGGTGTCATCCTTGCGCGGGGCGACGGGTTCGAGGCAACCGTACCAGTAGAAGAGGTCCTCTCGCCGTCCTGCACGACTTGTACCCATCCCGTGCCGGTGGTGTACGACTTTCTGGCGGGCGACGAAAGGTGGGCGCGGCAAGTGTGCCCGAAAGAGCAAGCGTACGATGACGTGGACGCTTTCATGGGCCGCGGCGCGGACGAGCGCTTCACGCACTTCTCCAAGGAGATAGAGCGATGCATCGAGTGCTTCGCGTGCAGACAGGCTTGCCCGCTCTGTTACTGCCCCGAGTGTTTCGTCGACCGCGAGACCCCGAGATGGGTGGGTAGGTGGCGTGACCTGTCGGACAGGATGGTATTCCACCTTGGCCGCGCGCTGCACACGGCGGGCCGCTGCGTGGATTGCGGCGCCTGCAGGAGGGCGTGTCCGGCGGGCATCGACTTGCGCCTTCTCACGAGGAGAATGGAGAGGGACGCGCTGGAGTTCTTCGGGTACGAGTCAGGCGCCGACCTCGAGGCGGTACCCTTGTTGGCCACGTATCGGCGCGACGATCCCGATGACTTCATCTTGTGAGCGAGGCTCAAGAACCTTTCGACACCGCGATCGGGCGGCGGATCGTTCGGTAGCGGGCACAGGTTCCCCCTGCGGTCGGTTGCGGCACGGAGCGGGAGAGCTATTCTGGCAGCCCCGAGGTGAAATGGGCGTGGGAGAGCGCGGATCCAAAAGGGCCCTTGTGATGAGAAAACGGGATTTCGGCGCTTTCGTGAACCATCTCGCGGCCTCTTGCGAGCTCTTCGTGCCGCTCGATGTCGGCGGGATGACTCTCTTCTCCGCAATAGACTCAAGTGACACCTGCAATGGCCTGGGCCTCGAGAACACGACGGCCCTCCCGAAAAGGCCCTTGAAAGAGCTGTTCTTTCCGCAAGAGGAGGTCCTCTTCGCGTTCGACGCGGGCGGCGGAATCGAGACGACAGAGGACACAAGCGCGCAACCCGGGGGTGGCGTGTCCCCATCGGGCGTCGTCAGGGTTGCTTTGGGCGTGAGGCCGTGTGATGCACGGAGCCTGACCATCCTCGACCTAGTGTTTGACGCAGCTGACTACAAGGATCCGTACTACGTCAGCCGCCGCCGGCGGACGGCGTTAGTGACGTTCGCATGCTCCGAGCCTGGCATGGCATGTTTTTGCACTTCCGTGGGGGGAGGCCCGTTCGACGAGACTGGCTCGGACGTCGTTTGCGCGGACGGAGGCGAGGAGTACGTGATGTGGCCGCTATCAGCGGCGGGCGAGGGTCTCCTCGAGGGATTCGCGGCGTTGCGCGAGGCGGGCGAAGAGGAACTGGAAGCCGTGCGTAAAGCGCGAGCGGCGGCGGAAGCTCGACTCGCCG
Encoded here:
- a CDS encoding hydrogenase iron-sulfur subunit, which encodes MVAFLCNWCSYAGADLAGTSRIQYPPNVRIVRVPCSGRVDPLLILKCLQQGADGVLVSGCHPGDCHYMAGNYLARRKFALLADLLDFFGIEKGRVQFSWVSAAEGEKFADVVKRVTESVRTLGRPTRLVKERQR
- a CDS encoding 4Fe-4S dicluster domain-containing protein, with product MLARESLRPTSQVAEDLREIARGLLETGDVDVFIGYEEGSLPLRTTPAFVTRADDVSRLVWGHACENNLAVYLPKFEGKVGVVLKGCDARTLVNLIVEKQVRRDRVKIVGVPCGGVIDRRKLAARLAAAAGGGRTARAASETEDGVILARGDGFEATVPVEEVLSPSCTTCTHPVPVVYDFLAGDERWARQVCPKEQAYDDVDAFMGRGADERFTHFSKEIERCIECFACRQACPLCYCPECFVDRETPRWVGRWRDLSDRMVFHLGRALHTAGRCVDCGACRRACPAGIDLRLLTRRMERDALEFFGYESGADLEAVPLLATYRRDDPDDFIL
- a CDS encoding 4Fe-4S dicluster domain-containing protein, whose translation is MRKRDFGAFVNHLAASCELFVPLDVGGMTLFSAIDSSDTCNGLGLENTTALPKRPLKELFFPQEEVLFAFDAGGGIETTEDTSAQPGGGVSPSGVVRVALGVRPCDARSLTILDLVFDAADYKDPYYVSRRRRTALVTFACSEPGMACFCTSVGGGPFDETGSDVVCADGGEEYVMWPLSAAGEGLLEGFAALREAGEEELEAVRKARAAAEARLAGNSVPVEKAVSKLGGAFDRPEWDDVHRKCLGCAACTYLCPTCHCFDIGDEATRTGGERVRNWDSCMFPLFTLHASGHNPRPSRKERFRQRIMHKFNYFVENHGTAACVGCGRCVENCPVNLDVRKVLEVFAAL